In Lagopus muta isolate bLagMut1 chromosome 20, bLagMut1 primary, whole genome shotgun sequence, the following proteins share a genomic window:
- the CCT6A gene encoding T-complex protein 1 subunit zeta isoform X1: MAVKALNPKAEVARAQAALAVNISAARGLQDVLRTNLGPKGTMKMLVSGAGDIKLTKDGNVLLQEMQIQHPTASLIAKVATAQDDITGDGTTSNVLIIGELLKQADLYISEGLHPRIVAEGFEIAKEKALEVLEQVKVTKEMDRETLIDVAKTSLRTKVHTELADILTEAVVDSVLAVRKPGEPIDLHMVEIMEMKHKSETDTTLIRGLVLDHGARHPDMKKRVEDAYILTCNVSLEYEKTEVSTGFFYKSAEEREKLVKAERKFIEDRVSKIIDLKRRVCGDSDKGFIVINQKGIDPFSLDALAKEGIVALRRAKRRNMERLTLACGGTAMNSVEDLTPDCLGHAGLVYEYTLGEEKYTFIEKCDNPRSVTLLIRGPNKHTLTQIKDAVRDGLRAVKNAIEDGCVIPGAGALEVAVANALIKHKPSVKGRAQLGVQAFADALLIIPKVLAQNSGYDPQETLVKVQAEHVESGQLIGVDLNTGEPMVAAAAGIWDNYNVKKQLLHSCTVIASNILLVDEIMRAGMSSLKG; encoded by the exons ATGGCGGTGAAGGCCCTCAACCCCAAAGCCGAGGTGGCTCGCGCCCAGGCCGCCCTGGCGGTGAACATCAGCGCTGCCCGAGGGCTGCAGGACGTACTGCGGACCAACCTGGGCCCTAAGGGCACCATGAAGAT GCTGGTGTCGGGGGCCGGAGACATCAAGCTGACCAAAGATGGCAacgtgctgctgcaggaaatg cAAATACAAcaccccacagcctccttgatAGCAAAAGTAGCAACAGCACAGGATGACATCACTGGAGATGGTACCACCTCAAATGTCTTAATCATTGGAGAGCTGCTGAAGCAGGCAGATCTCTATATTTCTGAG GGCTTGCACCCTAGAATAGTAGCAGAAGGATTTGAGATCGCAAAGGAAAAGGCACTTGAAGTCTTGGAGCAGGTCAAAGTAACCAAGGAAATGGACAGGGAGACCCTTATAGATGTTGCCAAAACGTCCCTTCGTACTAAAGTTCATACTGAACTTGCTGACATCTTAACAGAA GCTGTAGTTGATTCTGTTTTGGCTGTCAGAAAACCAGGTGAACCTATTGACCTTCACATGGTGGAGATCATGGAGATGAAGCATAAATCGGAAACTGACACCAC GCTGATCAGGGGGCTGGTTTTGGATCACGGTGCTCGCCATCCTGACATGAAGAAAAGGGTGGAAGATGCCTATATTCTTACTTGCAACGTGTCTTTAGAGTATGAGAAAAC agaGGTGAGCACTGGGTTCTTCTATAAAAgtgcagaagagagagagaaactggtgaaagcagaaaggaagttCATTGAAGACCGAGTGAGCAAAATCATAGACTTGAAAAGAAGAGTTTGTGGTGACTCAGATAAAGGATTTATTGTCATTAACCAGAAG GGAATTGACCCATTTTCCTTGGACGCGCTTGCAAAAGAAGGAATTGTTGCTCTGCGCAGAGCCAAAAGGAGGAACATGGAAAG ACTGACCCTTGCGTGTGGTGGTACTGCTATGAACTCTGTGGAGGATCTCACTCCTGACTGTCTGGGACATGCAGGTCTTGTCTATGAGTACACACTG GGAGAAGAGAAGTACACCTTCATTGAGAAGTGTGACAACCCTCGCTCTGTCACCTTGTTGATCAGGGGACCCAATAAGCACACACTTACACAAATAAAGGATGCAGTAAGAGATGGTCTGCGTGCTGTTAAAAATGCAATTGAGGATG GATGTGTGATTCCAGGGGCAGGTGCACTGGAAGTGGCAGTAGCTAATGCTCTTATTAAGCATAAACCCAGTGTAAAAGGAAGAGCCCAGCTTGGAGTTCAAGCTTTTGCTGATGCTCTCCTCATCATTCCTAAG GTTCTCGCTCAGAACTCTGGTTACGATCCCCAGGAAACACTGGTGAAGGTTCAGGCAGAACACGTAGAATCTGGGCAGCTCATTGGAGTTGACTTGAACACTG GTGAGCCAATGgtagctgcagcagctggaatCTGGGACAACTACAATGTCAAAAAGCAGCTACTTCATTCGTG CACGGTGATTGCTAGCAACATTCTCTTGGTGGATGAAATTATGCGAGCTGGAATGTCGTCTCTGAAAGGCTGA
- the CCT6A gene encoding T-complex protein 1 subunit zeta isoform X2: MRLVSGAGDIKLTKDGNVLLQEMQIQHPTASLIAKVATAQDDITGDGTTSNVLIIGELLKQADLYISEGLHPRIVAEGFEIAKEKALEVLEQVKVTKEMDRETLIDVAKTSLRTKVHTELADILTEAVVDSVLAVRKPGEPIDLHMVEIMEMKHKSETDTTLIRGLVLDHGARHPDMKKRVEDAYILTCNVSLEYEKTEVSTGFFYKSAEEREKLVKAERKFIEDRVSKIIDLKRRVCGDSDKGFIVINQKGIDPFSLDALAKEGIVALRRAKRRNMERLTLACGGTAMNSVEDLTPDCLGHAGLVYEYTLGEEKYTFIEKCDNPRSVTLLIRGPNKHTLTQIKDAVRDGLRAVKNAIEDGCVIPGAGALEVAVANALIKHKPSVKGRAQLGVQAFADALLIIPKVLAQNSGYDPQETLVKVQAEHVESGQLIGVDLNTGEPMVAAAAGIWDNYNVKKQLLHSCTVIASNILLVDEIMRAGMSSLKG, from the exons ATGAG GCTGGTGTCGGGGGCCGGAGACATCAAGCTGACCAAAGATGGCAacgtgctgctgcaggaaatg cAAATACAAcaccccacagcctccttgatAGCAAAAGTAGCAACAGCACAGGATGACATCACTGGAGATGGTACCACCTCAAATGTCTTAATCATTGGAGAGCTGCTGAAGCAGGCAGATCTCTATATTTCTGAG GGCTTGCACCCTAGAATAGTAGCAGAAGGATTTGAGATCGCAAAGGAAAAGGCACTTGAAGTCTTGGAGCAGGTCAAAGTAACCAAGGAAATGGACAGGGAGACCCTTATAGATGTTGCCAAAACGTCCCTTCGTACTAAAGTTCATACTGAACTTGCTGACATCTTAACAGAA GCTGTAGTTGATTCTGTTTTGGCTGTCAGAAAACCAGGTGAACCTATTGACCTTCACATGGTGGAGATCATGGAGATGAAGCATAAATCGGAAACTGACACCAC GCTGATCAGGGGGCTGGTTTTGGATCACGGTGCTCGCCATCCTGACATGAAGAAAAGGGTGGAAGATGCCTATATTCTTACTTGCAACGTGTCTTTAGAGTATGAGAAAAC agaGGTGAGCACTGGGTTCTTCTATAAAAgtgcagaagagagagagaaactggtgaaagcagaaaggaagttCATTGAAGACCGAGTGAGCAAAATCATAGACTTGAAAAGAAGAGTTTGTGGTGACTCAGATAAAGGATTTATTGTCATTAACCAGAAG GGAATTGACCCATTTTCCTTGGACGCGCTTGCAAAAGAAGGAATTGTTGCTCTGCGCAGAGCCAAAAGGAGGAACATGGAAAG ACTGACCCTTGCGTGTGGTGGTACTGCTATGAACTCTGTGGAGGATCTCACTCCTGACTGTCTGGGACATGCAGGTCTTGTCTATGAGTACACACTG GGAGAAGAGAAGTACACCTTCATTGAGAAGTGTGACAACCCTCGCTCTGTCACCTTGTTGATCAGGGGACCCAATAAGCACACACTTACACAAATAAAGGATGCAGTAAGAGATGGTCTGCGTGCTGTTAAAAATGCAATTGAGGATG GATGTGTGATTCCAGGGGCAGGTGCACTGGAAGTGGCAGTAGCTAATGCTCTTATTAAGCATAAACCCAGTGTAAAAGGAAGAGCCCAGCTTGGAGTTCAAGCTTTTGCTGATGCTCTCCTCATCATTCCTAAG GTTCTCGCTCAGAACTCTGGTTACGATCCCCAGGAAACACTGGTGAAGGTTCAGGCAGAACACGTAGAATCTGGGCAGCTCATTGGAGTTGACTTGAACACTG GTGAGCCAATGgtagctgcagcagctggaatCTGGGACAACTACAATGTCAAAAAGCAGCTACTTCATTCGTG CACGGTGATTGCTAGCAACATTCTCTTGGTGGATGAAATTATGCGAGCTGGAATGTCGTCTCTGAAAGGCTGA
- the PSPH gene encoding phosphoserine phosphatase produces MAQDGVLYCDSQKECILSSYSKKVPKRMASLLEMKEIFRNADAVCFDVDSTVIREEGIDELAKFCGVGDAVAEMTRRAMGGTVTFKAALTARLGLIRPSYEQVQKLISDNPPQLTPGIRELVNRLHQRGVQVFLVSGGFQSIVEHVALQLNIPTANVFANRLKFYFNGEYAGFDETQPTAESGGKGKVITHLKEQFHFKKVVMIGDGATDMEACPPADCFIGFGGNVIRKQVKEKAKWYITHFDELLKELEER; encoded by the exons ATGGCTCAAGACGGAGTCCTGTACTGCGACTCACAGAAAGAATGCATCTTATCTTCTTACAGTAAGAAGGTTCCTAAAAGGATGGCGTCCCTTCTGGAGATGAAAGAAATCTTCCGCAACGCTGACGCAGTGTGCTTTGATGTGGACAGTACAGTCATCAGGGAAGAAGGCATCGATGAGCTTGCCAAGTTCTGCGGAGTTGGAGATGCTGTTGCAGAGAT GACCCGCAGAGCTATGGGTGGCACTGTGACATTCAAAGCAGCTTTAACAGCACGACTAGGACTCATACGGCCCTCCTATGAACAAGTGCAAAAGTTAATATCTGACAATCCACCTCAGCTAACACCAGGAATACG GGAGCTGGTGAACAGGCTTCATCAACGAGGGGTTCAGGTCTTCCTGGTCTCCGGGGGGTTTCAGAGCATCGTGGAGCACGTGGCCCTACAGCTGAACATTCCTACAGCAAATGTTTTTGCAAACAGGCTGAAGTTTTACTTTAATG GAGAATATGCAGGATTTGATGAAACACAACCAACAGCTGAAtcagggggaaaaggaaaggttaTCACTCATCTGAAAGAACAGTTCCACTTTAAGAAAGTAGTTATGATTGGAGATGGAGCTACAGACATGGAAGCCTGTCCTCCAGCT GACTGCTTCATTGGATTTGGAGGAAATGTAATCAGAAAGCAAGTAAAGGAGAAAGCCAAATGGTACATTACTCATTTTGATGAACTGCTAAAGGAACTGGAAGAACGATAA